A single Anopheles arabiensis isolate DONGOLA chromosome 2, AaraD3, whole genome shotgun sequence DNA region contains:
- the LOC120895377 gene encoding ferritin subunit, translating to MMKSIFFGIVALMFAAVVMQQDQASAQVTDTDAPSSTDEWNYMNRSCSAKLQDQINKEFDAAIFYMQYGAYFAQYQVNLPGFEKFFFNAASEEREHGMKLIEYALMRGQKPIDRNTFSLNFANPAARVDAEQGSVALTALKAALAKEQEVTKSIRELIKICEEDHNDYHLVDYLTGEFLEEQHQGQRDLAGKITMLSKLLRTNPKLGEFMFDKQNM from the exons ATGATGAAATCGATCTTCTTCGGAATCGTTGCCCTGATGTTCGCGGCTGTTGTGATGCAGCAGGACCAGGCATCGGCACAGGTTACCGATACGGATGCCCCCTCAA GCACCGACGAATGGAACTACATGAACCGTAGCTGCTCCGCCAAGCTGCAGGACCAGATCAACAAGGAGTTCGATGCGGCCATCTTCTACATGCAGTACGGTGCCTACTTCGCCCAGTACCAGGTGAATCTGCCCGGCTTCGAGAAGTTCTTCTTCAACGCCGCCTCGGAGGAGCGCGAGCACGGCATGAAGCTGATCGAGTACGCGCTGATGCGCGGCCAGAAGCCGATCGACCGCAACACCTTCTCGCTGAACTTC GCTAACCCGGCTGCCCGCGTCGATGCGGAACAGGGTTCGGTTGCGCTGACCGCCCTGAAGGCCGCCCTCGCCAAGGAGCAGGAGGTGACCAAGAGCATCCGCGAGCTGATCAAGATCTGCGAGGAGGACCACAACGACTACCATCTGGTGGACTACCTAACGGGCGAGTTCCTAGAGGAGCAGCACCAGGGCCAGCGCGATCTGGCCGGCAAGATTACCATGCTAAGCAAGCTGCTGCGCACGAACCCCAAGCTGGGCGAGTTTATGTTCGACAAGCAGAACATGTAA
- the LOC120895382 gene encoding uncharacterized protein LOC120895382 — translation MSLAVADTTNTTTTTTAAETLVSPTAEERSNRSGKQQPITLILPTSGKLFFEKKQEFQLCKPQLLPLKSFSLEKLERMHQEAQRQLQETRARTAASKSANVF, via the coding sequence ATGTCCCTCGCCGTGGCTGATACGACaaacacgacgacgacgacgacagcagCTGAAACCCTTGTATCGCCGACGGCCGAAGAAAGGAGCAATCGGAGCGGGAAACAGCAACCAATTACCCTGATTTTGCCCACCAGCGGTAAGCTATTTTTCGAGAAGAAGCAAGAATTTCAACTGTGCAAGCCccagctgctgccgctgaAATCGTTCAGCCTGGAGAAGCTGGAAAGAATGCACCAGGAAGCGCAGCGACAGTTGCAAGAAACACGCGCCCGAACCGCTGCCTCCAAGAGCGCCAACGTCTTCTAA
- the LOC120895376 gene encoding soma ferritin translates to MMAKMNVVFVLGFVLVASAFATDLSANDCEINVEECSPTYSSFLSRSGKTVENDLKQYTSQLVDKSFHFLMMSSAFNKHSLDRPGFEKLYRKISDKAWADAIELIKYQSRRGSFGHLVQPSKGENYGKVLDVQELSSLQFALDYEKQMAKEAHAIHRKISHAHSKAGSNGSDDVYHYDPDAAHYLDENIIEYQSGVVRDLAGYVHNLKHFTSAKHAANDLGNHVFDEFLAKVE, encoded by the exons atgatggcAAAGATgaatgttgtgtttgtgttgggcTTTGTGCTGGTGGCTTCCGCCTTTGCGACGGACCTTAGTGCAAATGACTGCGAAATCAACGTGG AGGAATGTTCGCCGACCTACTCCAGCTTTCTGTCGCGTTCCGGCAAGACGGTGGAGAACGATCTGAAGCAGTACACTAGCCAGCTGGTGGACAAATCGTTCCACTTCCTGATGATGTCGTCCGCGTTCAACAAGCACAGCCTGGACCGCCCCGGGTTCGAGAAGCTGTACCGCAAGATCAGCGACAAGGCCTGGGCGGATGCGATCGAGCTGATCAAGTACCAGAGCCGCCGCGGCTCGTTCGGCCATCTGGTGCAGCCGAGCAAGGGCGAAAACTACGGCAAGGTGCTGGACGTGCAGGAGCTGAGCTCGCTGCAGTTCGCGCTGGACTACGAGAAGCAGATGGCGAAGGAGGCGCACGCCATCCATCGCAAGATTTCGCACGCCCACTCGAAGGCCGGCTCGAACGGCTCGGACGACGTCTACCATTACGATCCGGACGCGGCCCACTACCTGGACGAGAACATCATCGAGTACCAGTCGGGTGTGGTGCGCGATCTGGCTGGCTACGTGCACAAcctgaagcacttcacctcgGCGAAGCACGCGGCCAACGATTTGGGCAACCATGTGTTCGACGAGTTCCTGGCTAAGGTGGAGTAA
- the LOC120895380 gene encoding 60S ribosomal protein L26-like isoform X1 produces the protein MKFNKNVSSSRRKSRKRHFQAPSHIRRKIMSAPLSKELKQKYNVRSMPIRKDDEVQVVRGHYKGNQVGKVVQVYRKKYVVYIERIQREKANGTNVYVGVHPSKCVIVKLKMDKDRKKILDRRAKGRLAALNKDKGKYTEESAAATAMETTS, from the coding sequence atgaaattcaacaaaaatgtttCGTCGTCCCGGCGCAAGAGCCGCAAGCGCCACTTCCAGGCCCCGTCGCACATCCGCAGGAAGATTATGTCGGCGCCGCTGTCGAAGGAGCTGAAACAGAAGTACAACGTGCGCTCGATGCCGATCCGCAAGGACGACGAGGTGCAGGTGGTGCGCGGCCACTACAAGGGCAACCAGGTCGGCAAGGTGGTGCAGGTGTACCGCAAGAAGTACGTCGTGTACATTGAGCGCATCCAGCGCGAGAAGGCGAACGGCACGAACGTGTACGTCGGTGTGCACCCGTCCAAGTGTGTGATCGTGAAGCTGAAGATGGACAAGGATCGCAAGAAGATCCTGGATCGCCGCGCCAAGGGCCGTCTGGCGGCGCTCAACAAGGACAAGGGCAAGTACACCGAGGAATCTGCTGCCGCCACCGCGATGGAAACGACCTCTTAA
- the LOC120895380 gene encoding LMBR1 domain-containing protein 2 homolog isoform X2 has translation MAYLLVFSICLALLLASISLYRYGCIQRQHPIVTFSVLTAWSFSFLIVFTIPLDVTSTVYRQCLQEHNITGSNGSNNNDAPDAICQRPWGMVEEEVFPNLWRIIYWSSQFLTWLIMPLMQSYLKAGDFTIKGKLRSALVDNAIYYGTYLFICGILLIYLALQPGISLDWQKLKAIASSASNTWGLFLLVLLLGYALVEVPRSLWNNSKPGFTLQYAYFKLSKLSSEKAEAEENVDDVLESLQSASRAIPPRHELRPALETIIRKVPTELMERASRISREDGSPMAIPSEKALVRLHRQVIKSLQTLQRTEALWSVQVNKVLHLEDVAKNAVSLDHRFKSEFPKHRVGMARALYSPTVDWYWECVVKAPFLKALAIITAFLSFTVVWSELTFFNRQPVLSIFANVLNVAKGSYDFVTIEIFSMLTLCYLCYCAYSTVFRIKFLNLYYLAAHHQTNEYSLIFSGMLLCRLTPPMCLNFLGMIHMDSHIIKERVLETHYTQIMGHMDVLGIIADGFNIYFPMVMLAFCLATWFSLGSRALNALGFQQFMLNETIAVELVQEGKDLIVREKRKRQRAEDALARRRDNILGQIARDGTTGGGGNGGGGGSMGHGGVAAGAGSTNGNGNGGGGILSKYKSRNHDTVGPNDDLVGHGDRLDYSTSARGLDDINRSLSQEINERFGVSTGVSVGFKGYGSAFDDDDGRMGGAGRSSSKPKGGGLFDDPRRKMKFNKNVSSSRRKSRKRHFQAPSHIRRKIMSAPLSKELKQKYNVRSMPIRKDDEVQVVRGHYKGNQVGKVVQVYRKKYVVYIERIQREKANGTNVYVGVHPSKCVIVKLKMDKDRKKILDRRAKGRLAALNKDKGKYTEESAAATAMETTS, from the exons ATGGCGTATCTGTTGGTGTTTTCCATCTGCTTGGCACTGCTGCTGGCCTCCATATCGCTCTATCGCTACGGCTGCATACAGCGGCAGCATCCGATCGTTACGTTTTCCGTACTGACCGCGTGGAGCTTCTCCTTTCTGATAGTGTTCACGATTCCGCTCGATGTTACCTCG ACCGTTTATCGCCAGTGCCTGCAGGAGCACAACATCACCGGCAGCAACGGTTCCAACAACAATGACGCGCCCGATGCGATCTGCCAGCGACCGTGGGGCATGGTGGAGGAGGAAGTGTTCCCGAACCTGTGGCGCATCATCTACTGGTCCTCCCAGTTCCTTACCTGGTTGATAATGCCCCTGATGCAGTCGTACCTGAAGGCGGGCGACTTCACCATCAAGGGCAAGTTGCGATCGGCTCTCGTAGATAACGCCATCTACTACGGCACGTATCTGTTTATCTGCGGCATACTGCTGATTTATCTCGCCCTGCAGCCGGGCATATCGCTCGACTGGCAGAAGCTGAAAGCGATCGCCTCGTCCGCCTCGAACACGTGGGGCCTGTTTctgctcgtgctgctgctcgggtACGCGCTGGTCGAGGTGCCCCGCAGCCTGTGGAACAACTCCAAGCCCGGCTTCACGCTACAGTACGCCTACTTCAAGCTGTCCAAGCTTAGCTCGGAAAAGGCCGAAGCGGAGGAGAACGTGGACGATGTGCTGGAAAGTTTGCAGTCGGCCAGCCGCGCCATTCCGCCCCGGCACGAGCTCCGGCCGGCGCTGGAAACGATCATCCGCAAGGTGCCGACCGAGCTGATGGAGCGGGCGAGCCGCATCAGCCGGGAGGACGGGTCGCCCATGGCCATCCCGTCGGAGAAGGCGCTGGTGCGGCTGCACCGGCAGGTCATCAAATCGCTGCAAACGCTACAGCGCACCGAGGCGCTCTGGAGCGTGCAGGTGAACAAAGTGCTGCACCTGGAGGACGTGGCCAAGAATGCGGTGTCGCTCGACCATCGCTTCAAGAGCGAATTTCCCAAGCACCGGGTCGGGATGGCGCGGGCCCTGTACAGCCCCACGGTCGACTGGTACTGGGAGTGTGTCGTGAAGGCACCGTTCCTGAAGGCGCTCGCCATCATTACCGCCTTCCTGTCCTTCACGGTCGTCTGGAGCGAGCTGACGTTCTTCAACCGCCAGCCCGTCCTGTCCATCTTTGCCAACGTGCTGAACGTGGCGAAGGGCAGCTACGACTTCGTCACGATCGAGATATTTTCTATGCTGACGCTCTGCTACCTGTGCTACTGTGCCTACTCGACCGTGTTCCGCATCAAGTTCCTGAATCTCTACTATCTGGCCGCCCACCACCAGACGAACGAGTACAGCCTGATCTTTAGCGGCATGCTGCTGTGCCGGCTGACGCCCCCGATGTGTCTGAACTTTCTCGGCATGATCCACATGGACTCGCACATCATCAAGGAGCGGGTGCTCGAGACGCACTACACGCAGATCATGGGCCACATGGACGTGCTCGGCATCATTGCGGACGGGTTCAACATCTACTTCCCCATGGTGATGCTGGCGTTCTGTCTCGCGACCTGGTTTTCGCTCGGCAGCCGGGCGCTCAATGCACTCGGCTTCCAGCAGTTCATGCTGAACGAAACCATTGCGGTGGAGCTGGTCCAGGAGGGCAAGGATTTGATTGTGCGCGAGAAGCGCAAACGGCAACGGGCGGAAGACGCGCTGGCACGCCGAAGGGATAACATACTGGGGCAGATTGCCCGCGACGGAAcgaccggtggtggtggcaatggaggaggaggtggtagCATGGGACACGGTGGAGTGGCGGCTGGTGCTGGCAGCACGAACGGAAATggcaacggtggtggtggcataCTGTCTAAGTACAAGTCGCGCAATCACGACACGGTCGGACCGAATGACGATCTGGTCGGGCATGGCGACCGATTGGACTACAGCACCAGTGCGAGGGGGTTGGACGACATCAATCGTTCGCTGTCGCAGGAAATTAACGAACGGTTCGGCGTGAGTACGGGCGTGTCGGTCGGTTTTAAGGGCTACGGGTCGGcgttcgacgacgacgacggccgtATGGGAGGGGCAGGCCGTTCTAGCTCGAAGCCGAAGGGTGGTGGACTGTTCGATGAT CCTCGGAGAAAGatgaaattcaacaaaaatgtttCGTCGTCCCGGCGCAAGAGCCGCAAGCGCCACTTCCAGGCCCCGTCGCACATCCGCAGGAAGATTATGTCGGCGCCGCTGTCGAAGGAGCTGAAACAGAAGTACAACGTGCGCTCGATGCCGATCCGCAAGGACGACGAGGTGCAGGTGGTGCGCGGCCACTACAAGGGCAACCAGGTCGGCAAGGTGGTGCAGGTGTACCGCAAGAAGTACGTCGTGTACATTGAGCGCATCCAGCGCGAGAAGGCGAACGGCACGAACGTGTACGTCGGTGTGCACCCGTCCAAGTGTGTGATCGTGAAGCTGAAGATGGACAAGGATCGCAAGAAGATCCTGGATCGCCGCGCCAAGGGCCGTCTGGCGGCGCTCAACAAGGACAAGGGCAAGTACACCGAGGAATCTGCTGCCGCCACCGCGATGGAAACGACCTCTTAA
- the LOC120895373 gene encoding potassium channel subfamily K member 9 produces MKRQNIRTLSLVVCTFTYLLIGAAVFDALESETEARRWEFLKSVKASFVAKYNITPEDYHMIEIVITENKPHKAGPQWKFAGAFYFATVVLAMIGYGHSTPVTIGGKAFCMAYAMVGIPLGLVMFQSIGERLNKFASVVIRRAKKYLRCQQTEATEMNLMLATGLLSSVIITTGAAVFSRYEGWSYFDSFYYCFVTLTTIGFGDYVALQNDQALINKPGYVALSLVFILFGLAVVAASINLLVLRFMTMNAEDIRREEAEMQSSVDGLTTYECESTGKLLSCANLNYCSEIEEEDTSVCSCTCLGGNSFTTHEHEFLLDQGYHPADIITSTISLKRMSI; encoded by the exons ATGAAGCGGCAAAACATTCGCACCCTTTCGCTGGTGGTGTGCACGTTCACCTATCTACTGATCGGGGCCGCCGTGTTCGACGCACTGGAATCGGAAACCGAAGCACGCCGTTGGGAGTTTTTGAAAA GTGTTAAGGCGTCCTTTGTCGCGAAGTACAACATCACGCCGGAGGACTACCACATGATCGAGATCGTGATCACGGAGAACAAACCGCACAAAGCGGGACCCCAGTGGAAGTTTGCCGGCGCGTTCTACTTTGCCACGGTCGTGCTGGCGATGATCGGGTACGGCCACTCGACGCCGGTCACCATCGGCGGGAAGGCGTTCTGCATGGCGTACGCGATGGTCGGCATTCCGCTGGGGCTCGTCATGTTCCAAAGCATTGGCGAACGTTTGAACAAGTTTGCCTCGGTTGTAATACGCCGCGCGAAAAAATATCTGCGCTGCCAGCAGACGGAAGCTACCGAGATGAACCTGATGCTCGCAACCGGATTACTTTCGTCGGTTATTATTACGACCGGAGCGGCTGTGTTTTCACGCTACGAAGGATGGAGCTATTTCGACAGCTTCTACTACTGCTTTGTAACACTGACGACGATCGGCTTCGGTGACTACGTCGCGCTGCAGAACGACCAGGCGCTGATCAACAAGCCCGGCTACGTCGCGCTCAGCCTGGTGTTCATCCTGTTCGGGCTGGCCGTCGTCGCGGCCAGCATCAATCTGCTCGTCCTGCGCTTCATGACGAT GAATGCGGAAGACATCCGGCGGGAGGAGGCTGAAATGCAATCGTCCGTCGATGGGCTGACGACGTACGAGTGCGAATCGACGGGAAAGTTGCTCTCGTGCGCCAACCTGAACTACTGCTCGGAGATCGAGGAAGAGGACACCTCCGTCTGCTCGTGTACCTGCCTCGGTGGTAACAGTTTCACCACGCACGAGCACGAATTTCTGCTCGACCAAGGATATCATCCGGCCGATATCATCACGAGCACTATCAGCCTTAAGCGCATGTCGATCTAA